A region from the Cellvibrio sp. PSBB006 genome encodes:
- a CDS encoding GspH/FimT family pseudopilin, translating into MRKYQVGFTIIELMVTLTVLAIVIAIAVPSFTGIIQRNTSVAIGEEFVTALNFARVEALKRRSSVSLCPSNDDGTACGNNWSDGWIAFVDGATETADSVTVSEVLRVWNDMNRNAEINVSRDNAAVNFIRFAGMGILAKVNGSTNPISATAKQANCSGEAARTITIGISGMVNSKAALCAEAEDEQ; encoded by the coding sequence ATGCGTAAATATCAAGTGGGTTTTACGATAATTGAATTGATGGTGACATTGACTGTGTTGGCGATTGTCATTGCCATAGCGGTGCCTAGCTTTACTGGAATAATTCAAAGGAATACTTCAGTTGCTATTGGAGAAGAGTTTGTGACGGCTCTTAACTTTGCGCGTGTTGAAGCGCTAAAACGTCGCTCATCCGTTTCCCTTTGCCCAAGTAACGACGACGGTACAGCATGTGGTAACAACTGGTCAGATGGTTGGATTGCATTCGTTGACGGGGCAACAGAGACCGCAGATTCAGTAACTGTATCGGAGGTATTGCGCGTATGGAACGATATGAATCGAAATGCCGAAATAAATGTTAGTCGAGACAATGCAGCAGTGAATTTTATTCGGTTTGCTGGTATGGGTATTCTTGCGAAGGTTAACGGCTCTACAAATCCTATAAGCGCAACGGCCAAACAAGCCAATTGTTCTGGTGAGGCTGCGCGCACTATCACCATTGGTATCTCAGGTATGGTGAACTCAAAAGCAGCCTTGTGTGCGGAGGCCGAAGATGAACAGTAA
- a CDS encoding MFS transporter — translation MHASHMGYRMVGMPMDTTMLTGMGLIPLGILMAWYGLMPRLAQLRQGDHGTIHFHVADNMPLNWEHWKLVIALVVAVAVDVMKPATLGFVMPGMTLEYEISKQAAGTLALVALTGTTVGSIIWGRMADTMGRRAAILLSALMFIGTAICGAMPTFEWNLIMCFLMGASAGGLLPITFTLMAEMIPAAHRGWLLVALGGVGTSAGYLLASGSAAVLEPLFSWRVLWMLGLPTGLLVIFLNRYIPESPRFLASAGLKRQARAILTKFNAHIDHDADEQTAAEEVQQAGGFRNMIRGPYAHITLGLVGAGVAWGLVNFGFLLWLPTNLRDMGMSAEAANGLLAQSGFLALPGILMVIWFYHHWSSIKTLVLFIGMTAASLVLFFILGLLQVNAHLAIITATALLLISASGVIAMLIPYAAEIYPVHLRGTGAGVVAASSKFGGILGAACGVLGVFNDLALSALLIAIPLIIFGGLLLKSGIDTRGRRLEEIHAAVLHKAGSQPTLDA, via the coding sequence ATGCATGCCTCGCACATGGGTTATCGCATGGTAGGTATGCCTATGGATACCACCATGCTCACCGGCATGGGATTGATTCCGCTGGGTATCCTTATGGCCTGGTATGGATTAATGCCGCGCCTGGCTCAACTGCGCCAAGGTGATCACGGCACTATACATTTCCATGTGGCAGACAACATGCCGCTGAATTGGGAACACTGGAAACTGGTTATAGCCCTGGTTGTCGCCGTTGCTGTCGATGTGATGAAGCCAGCCACACTCGGGTTTGTCATGCCGGGTATGACCCTGGAATATGAAATCAGCAAGCAAGCCGCCGGTACCCTGGCACTGGTCGCACTCACCGGCACGACAGTCGGCTCGATCATCTGGGGCCGAATGGCTGACACCATGGGTCGCCGCGCCGCTATTTTATTATCTGCACTTATGTTTATCGGCACCGCAATCTGTGGCGCTATGCCGACATTCGAGTGGAACCTGATTATGTGTTTTCTGATGGGTGCCTCCGCCGGCGGTTTGCTTCCGATCACCTTTACGCTGATGGCTGAAATGATCCCGGCCGCGCATCGCGGTTGGCTGCTCGTGGCGCTAGGCGGCGTGGGAACGTCTGCTGGTTACCTGTTGGCTTCCGGTTCCGCCGCGGTTCTGGAGCCACTATTCAGCTGGCGCGTGCTATGGATGCTGGGATTACCCACCGGTTTGCTGGTCATATTTCTCAATCGTTACATCCCGGAGTCACCGCGCTTCCTCGCCAGCGCCGGTTTAAAACGCCAAGCTCGCGCCATCCTCACAAAATTCAACGCGCACATTGATCATGACGCCGATGAACAGACGGCGGCCGAAGAAGTCCAGCAGGCCGGCGGCTTTCGCAATATGATCCGCGGCCCTTATGCGCACATTACATTAGGGCTCGTTGGCGCGGGGGTTGCCTGGGGGTTGGTGAATTTTGGCTTTTTATTGTGGCTGCCAACCAATCTGCGCGACATGGGCATGAGTGCGGAAGCAGCCAATGGACTACTGGCGCAATCAGGCTTTCTGGCGCTGCCCGGTATCCTGATGGTGATCTGGTTTTATCACCATTGGAGCAGCATCAAAACCCTGGTGTTATTTATTGGTATGACGGCGGCCAGCCTGGTGTTGTTTTTTATACTGGGGCTTCTGCAGGTCAACGCCCACCTCGCTATCATCACAGCAACCGCGCTGCTGCTCATCAGTGCCAGCGGCGTTATCGCAATGCTGATTCCTTATGCGGCCGAGATTTATCCGGTACATCTGCGCGGAACCGGGGCAGGAGTAGTTGCCGCCAGTTCCAAATTCGGCGGCATCCTCGGCGCCGCCTGCGGCGTGCTGGGAGTATTTAATGACCTGGCGCTATCCGCTCTGCTCATCGCAATTCCATTAATTATCTTTGGCGGCTTATTGCTGAAGAGCGGCATCGACACACGCGGGCGCCGTCTTGAAGAGATACATGCGGCGGTCTTACATAAAGCGGGCAGTCAACCAACGCTGGATGCATAG
- the ileS gene encoding isoleucine--tRNA ligase, whose amino-acid sequence MTDYKATLNLPNTDFAMKANLAQREPEMLKQWQGNNIYQQIRQARAGREQFILHDGPPYANGDIHIGHAVNKILKDIIVKSRTLSGFDAPYVPGWDCHGLPIEHNVEKKIGKAGDKVDVKTFREKCREYAAKQVAGQKQDFIRLGVLGDWDNPYLTMDYKFEADIIRALGKIAQNGHLHKGFKPVYWSVVGGSALAEAEVEYQEKTSFSIDVKFAFVDQDAVENVLGKLTGRGQISLVIWTTTPWTLPANQAVSAHADIDYVAVQVGEERLLIAENLLLSVMARAGIADFKVVGYCKGAVLEHLQVQHPFYARQVPIILGDHVTTEAGTGFVHTAPDHGADDFAVGLKYDIATLNYIDDNGYYRPNVEIFAGDHVYKVDEKVIALLVENKALLTQGKITHSFPHCWRTKTPLIFRATPQWFVSMSKNHLREQVAEAVEGVRWVPDWGKARIDAMLASSPDWCISRQRTWGVPIALFVHKETQELHPETPRLIEAVAQKVEQNGMDAWFDLDAAELLGADVKDYTKVTDTLDVWFDSGVTHYAVLAQRVGLRFPADLYLEGSDQHRGWFQSSLKTSMAINGVPPYKTVLTHGFTVDAQGRKMSKSIGNVIPPQKVMNDLGADVLRLWVAATDFSTEMSVSDEILKRTADSYRRIRNTARFILSNLNGFDPSVHAVDMQQMLQLDRWIVGRTAALQKEIIKAYDNYQLHLIYQKLHNFCVVELGAFYLDIIKDRQYTTKADSLARRSAQTALHYIIEAMVRWIAPILSFTADEMWPLIPGERDKTVFIAEWYNLPSMPSDSFADSYWDLVAQVKDEVNKVLEAKRNSGEVGGGLGTEVTLYCDEDLQQKLQELGNELRFVLITSTAEVRPASEANNAEATALSGLRVAVKKSAHTKCARCWHHRADVGANANHLEICLRCVENVDGKGEQRQFA is encoded by the coding sequence ATGACTGATTACAAAGCGACATTGAATTTGCCCAATACCGACTTCGCGATGAAAGCGAATCTTGCGCAACGTGAGCCCGAAATGCTCAAGCAATGGCAAGGCAACAATATCTATCAGCAAATTCGTCAAGCCCGTGCCGGTCGCGAGCAATTTATCCTGCACGATGGTCCGCCCTACGCCAATGGCGATATTCATATCGGCCACGCCGTCAATAAAATTCTGAAAGACATCATCGTCAAGAGCCGTACCTTGAGTGGCTTTGATGCGCCTTATGTCCCAGGGTGGGACTGTCACGGGTTGCCTATTGAGCACAACGTGGAGAAAAAAATCGGCAAAGCTGGCGATAAGGTTGATGTAAAAACCTTCCGTGAAAAATGTCGCGAATATGCGGCTAAACAAGTGGCTGGACAGAAGCAGGATTTTATTCGCCTGGGTGTGCTCGGGGATTGGGATAATCCTTACCTGACGATGGATTATAAGTTCGAAGCAGACATCATCCGCGCTTTGGGCAAGATTGCTCAAAATGGCCATCTGCATAAAGGTTTCAAGCCGGTCTACTGGAGTGTGGTGGGTGGCTCTGCGTTGGCAGAAGCAGAGGTGGAATACCAGGAAAAAACGTCCTTCTCCATCGACGTAAAGTTTGCGTTTGTCGATCAAGATGCCGTTGAAAATGTACTGGGTAAATTAACCGGGCGCGGACAGATATCGCTCGTCATCTGGACTACAACGCCCTGGACATTACCTGCTAACCAAGCCGTCAGTGCGCATGCCGACATCGATTATGTTGCGGTTCAGGTGGGCGAAGAGCGTCTGTTAATAGCGGAAAACTTATTGCTCAGCGTGATGGCCCGCGCAGGCATCGCCGATTTTAAAGTTGTCGGTTACTGCAAAGGTGCCGTATTGGAGCACTTGCAGGTGCAACATCCTTTTTACGCGCGCCAGGTGCCGATTATTCTGGGCGACCACGTAACCACAGAAGCCGGTACTGGCTTTGTTCATACTGCTCCTGATCATGGTGCAGATGACTTTGCGGTTGGTTTGAAGTACGACATAGCTACGCTCAACTATATCGACGACAATGGGTATTATCGCCCCAATGTTGAGATCTTCGCCGGCGATCATGTGTACAAGGTTGACGAAAAAGTTATCGCCTTGCTGGTAGAAAACAAAGCGTTGCTGACACAAGGCAAAATCACGCATAGCTTTCCACATTGTTGGCGAACCAAAACGCCGTTGATCTTCCGTGCGACGCCGCAATGGTTTGTCAGTATGAGTAAAAACCATTTGCGTGAGCAGGTTGCTGAAGCCGTAGAAGGGGTGCGTTGGGTGCCCGATTGGGGTAAGGCGCGCATTGATGCCATGCTCGCGAGCTCACCGGACTGGTGTATCTCCCGGCAGCGCACCTGGGGTGTTCCCATCGCGTTATTTGTGCACAAAGAAACCCAGGAATTGCATCCGGAAACCCCGCGCCTGATAGAGGCCGTTGCGCAAAAAGTTGAGCAAAACGGAATGGATGCCTGGTTTGACCTGGATGCGGCTGAATTGCTCGGCGCTGATGTCAAAGATTACACAAAGGTTACCGATACCCTGGACGTCTGGTTTGATTCCGGTGTAACGCACTACGCCGTACTTGCACAACGTGTCGGGTTACGTTTCCCTGCAGATTTATATTTGGAAGGCTCTGACCAACATCGCGGCTGGTTTCAGTCGTCATTGAAAACGTCCATGGCGATCAACGGCGTGCCGCCCTACAAAACCGTATTGACTCACGGTTTCACGGTGGATGCGCAAGGGCGCAAGATGTCCAAATCCATTGGTAATGTTATCCCGCCGCAAAAAGTCATGAATGATCTGGGCGCAGATGTATTGCGCCTGTGGGTAGCGGCAACGGACTTCAGTACCGAGATGAGTGTGTCGGATGAAATTCTGAAACGCACGGCAGATTCTTATCGTCGTATTCGCAACACGGCGCGTTTTATCCTGTCGAACCTCAACGGTTTTGATCCATCTGTCCATGCGGTGGATATGCAGCAAATGCTGCAACTGGATCGCTGGATTGTTGGTCGTACCGCTGCACTGCAAAAAGAGATCATCAAAGCTTACGACAATTATCAATTGCACCTTATTTACCAAAAGCTGCACAATTTTTGTGTGGTCGAGTTAGGGGCGTTTTATCTCGACATTATTAAAGATCGTCAGTACACCACCAAAGCCGACAGTCTTGCGCGCCGTTCAGCACAAACGGCGTTGCATTACATTATCGAGGCCATGGTGCGCTGGATTGCTCCCATTCTCAGCTTTACTGCGGATGAAATGTGGCCATTGATTCCCGGCGAGCGGGATAAAACTGTGTTTATTGCTGAGTGGTATAACTTACCGTCCATGCCCTCCGACTCATTTGCTGATAGCTATTGGGATTTAGTTGCTCAAGTGAAGGATGAAGTCAATAAAGTGCTGGAAGCCAAGCGCAACAGCGGTGAAGTAGGCGGTGGCTTGGGCACGGAAGTCACGCTCTATTGCGATGAGGATTTACAGCAGAAACTGCAAGAATTAGGTAACGAATTGCGCTTTGTATTGATTACCTCAACGGCTGAAGTTCGTCCCGCCAGTGAAGCAAATAATGCAGAAGCCACGGCGCTGAGTGGTTTACGTGTAGCAGTAAAAAAATCTGCCCACACCAAGTGCGCGCGCTGTTGGCATCATCGTGCCGATGTAGGGGCTAACGCCAATCACCTGGAAATTTGTCTGCGTTGTGTTGAAAACGTGGATGGCAAGGGTGAGCAACGCCAATTTGCATAG
- the ispH gene encoding 4-hydroxy-3-methylbut-2-enyl diphosphate reductase, which yields MQIKLANPRGFCAGVDRAIDIVNRALDVFGAPIYVRHEVVHNKFVVDSLRERGAVFVDELDQVPDDVIVIFSAHGVSQAVQQEAKRRSLQVFDATCPLVTKVHMEVMRYSREGRECILIGHEGHPEVEGTMGQYDNRNGGEIYLVEDEEDVARLQVKNPDALAYVTQTTLSMDDTAKVIDALREKFPSIQGPRKNDICYATTNRQDAVRQLALECDLVLVVGSPTSSNSNRLRELAERCGTEAYLIDGPDDIRCEWLQDKASIGITAGASAPEVLVQQVIERLCAHGAKAPQELPGIPENISFSLPKALRSQEVG from the coding sequence ATGCAAATTAAACTTGCCAATCCGCGCGGCTTTTGTGCCGGTGTTGATCGAGCCATCGACATTGTGAATCGTGCGCTCGACGTGTTTGGCGCTCCGATTTATGTGCGCCACGAAGTGGTACATAACAAATTTGTGGTGGATTCGCTACGCGAGCGCGGTGCTGTGTTTGTCGATGAGCTGGATCAGGTGCCGGATGATGTCATTGTCATCTTCAGTGCCCACGGTGTTTCACAAGCAGTACAGCAAGAAGCGAAGCGGCGCAGCCTCCAGGTTTTCGATGCTACCTGTCCGCTCGTCACCAAGGTGCATATGGAAGTGATGCGTTACAGCCGTGAAGGTCGTGAGTGCATCCTGATTGGCCATGAAGGCCATCCGGAAGTTGAAGGCACCATGGGGCAATACGACAACAGGAACGGCGGCGAGATATACCTTGTTGAAGATGAAGAGGATGTTGCTCGTCTGCAAGTAAAAAACCCTGATGCTTTGGCGTACGTCACTCAAACAACATTGTCCATGGATGATACAGCCAAGGTTATCGATGCCCTGCGTGAAAAATTCCCCAGCATCCAGGGCCCGCGCAAAAATGACATCTGCTATGCCACCACCAACCGCCAGGACGCTGTACGTCAGTTAGCTTTGGAGTGCGACTTGGTATTAGTTGTCGGATCGCCCACCAGCTCCAACTCCAATCGTCTGCGCGAATTGGCGGAGCGGTGCGGTACCGAGGCTTATCTGATTGACGGCCCGGATGATATTCGTTGCGAATGGTTGCAGGATAAAGCCAGTATCGGCATCACTGCGGGCGCATCCGCCCCCGAAGTTTTGGTGCAACAAGTCATCGAGCGGTTGTGCGCCCACGGCGCCAAGGCGCCGCAAGAGCTGCCGGGGATTCCTGAAAATATCAGCTTTTCATTGCCTAAAGCGTTGCGTAGTCAGGAAGTCGGATAA
- a CDS encoding GspH/FimT family protein, giving the protein MPARGFTLFELLVTLLILVLLLTIGVPSLSHQIQNTRTQAALQDLLQSVQHARTLAVSQNQRATLVHKGSWGDGWELFIDANNNGIRDGNEALIFEGTQPEGVKVYSNGPVRDYISFIGTGESRKVGRANGGSFQAGTLRVCPENEGDGFQLVLARSGRMRIESVSADTCVAFN; this is encoded by the coding sequence ATGCCGGCACGCGGTTTTACGCTTTTTGAGTTATTAGTCACCCTCCTTATTTTGGTATTACTTCTCACGATAGGTGTGCCAAGCCTCTCGCATCAGATTCAAAATACCCGTACTCAAGCTGCTTTACAGGACTTGCTTCAGTCAGTGCAGCACGCCCGTACACTCGCTGTCAGCCAGAATCAGCGCGCGACATTAGTGCATAAAGGAAGCTGGGGGGATGGATGGGAGCTTTTTATTGACGCAAACAATAACGGAATACGCGATGGCAACGAGGCACTTATTTTTGAAGGAACACAACCGGAAGGAGTAAAAGTGTATTCCAATGGTCCAGTTCGGGATTACATTTCCTTCATCGGCACCGGCGAAAGCAGGAAGGTTGGCCGCGCTAATGGTGGCAGCTTTCAAGCTGGGACCCTGCGTGTTTGCCCTGAAAACGAAGGTGATGGCTTCCAACTGGTACTTGCCCGTAGCGGCAGGATGCGTATCGAATCCGTTTCAGCTGATACATGTGTAGCTTTTAATTAA
- a CDS encoding YebG family protein: MAVIAVWQCDRDGSMFEDKKQAEEHDKYLELAANITSLIESEIPGISDQHSEAIGLLLAQRREQLAKACKGKPEELLEPFQADAQPKGMVNPGLKSVDKETDSKAVDNKVTSLAANQ; the protein is encoded by the coding sequence ATGGCAGTTATCGCCGTTTGGCAATGCGATCGGGATGGAAGTATGTTTGAAGATAAAAAACAAGCTGAAGAGCATGATAAGTATCTGGAGCTGGCCGCCAATATCACCAGTTTGATTGAGAGCGAGATTCCCGGGATCAGCGATCAACACAGCGAAGCCATAGGTTTGCTGCTGGCCCAGCGACGCGAGCAATTAGCCAAAGCCTGTAAGGGTAAACCAGAAGAGCTGCTTGAACCCTTTCAGGCCGACGCCCAACCCAAGGGTATGGTCAATCCCGGCTTGAAGTCCGTCGATAAAGAGACAGACAGCAAAGCGGTCGATAACAAAGTGACGTCGCTAGCTGCCAACCAATAA
- the lspA gene encoding signal peptidase II — translation MLNKVPAQAWRWYGLALLVIVLDQISKHWVEAVLTYNEPVVFTSFFNFTLRYNPGAAFSFLSDAGGWQRWFFTAVAIVVSAVLVVWIARIAATKKLEAFGLTMILGGAIGNVYDRVVLGHVVDFIVVHYQDYYWPAFNLADSAITLGAILLIADMIFTKEKPVNA, via the coding sequence ATGTTGAATAAAGTTCCTGCTCAAGCCTGGCGTTGGTATGGCCTGGCACTCCTGGTGATTGTGCTGGATCAAATCAGCAAGCACTGGGTCGAAGCCGTATTGACGTACAATGAGCCGGTGGTGTTTACCTCGTTTTTTAATTTTACCTTGCGTTATAACCCGGGCGCAGCCTTCAGCTTTTTGAGTGATGCCGGTGGTTGGCAGCGATGGTTTTTTACGGCGGTGGCCATTGTTGTAAGTGCGGTACTGGTTGTATGGATTGCGCGCATCGCGGCCACCAAAAAACTGGAAGCTTTCGGTTTAACGATGATCCTCGGTGGCGCCATTGGCAATGTTTATGATCGTGTTGTCTTGGGCCATGTTGTCGACTTTATTGTGGTGCATTATCAGGATTACTATTGGCCTGCTTTTAATCTGGCAGATTCTGCCATTACCCTAGGCGCCATTCTGTTGATTGCCGATATGATTTTCACCAAGGAAAAGCCAGTCAATGCGTGA
- the ribF gene encoding bifunctional riboflavin kinase/FAD synthetase translates to MAPPVFIRGLHNLRPWHRGCVATIGSFDGVHLGHQAILRQLAQAAEAHQLPSVVIIFEPQPHEFFSGDKAPARLMRLREKIQALFAAGVSRVLCIEFNESLRRLSAQEFIDQVLVRGLDIKHLVVGDDFRFGCDRKGDFNLLQAAGSERGFTVSDTCTLLLHGERVSSTRIRHLLEQGDFAQAEELLGRPYSITGRVGYGQQLGRKLGVPTANIHLWRYRSPLHGVFAVSARFRQGDVHPGVANVGVRPTVSGDKKPILEVHLFDFATAIYGTMIDVVFHQKLRDEQRFPSLDALQAQLQQDINQAQDFFNSQTLS, encoded by the coding sequence CTGGCGCCCCCTGTATTTATTCGCGGCCTGCATAACCTGCGTCCCTGGCATCGGGGCTGTGTCGCCACAATCGGTTCTTTTGACGGCGTCCACCTTGGCCATCAGGCGATTCTGCGTCAACTGGCGCAAGCGGCTGAAGCGCACCAATTGCCCTCGGTAGTGATCATATTTGAGCCCCAGCCGCACGAATTTTTTTCCGGTGACAAAGCGCCCGCGCGCTTGATGCGCCTGCGTGAAAAGATTCAGGCATTATTTGCTGCCGGTGTCAGCCGCGTGTTGTGTATAGAGTTCAACGAATCCTTGCGTCGCCTGTCGGCCCAGGAATTTATTGATCAGGTGTTGGTGCGGGGGTTGGACATCAAACATCTGGTGGTGGGGGATGACTTCCGCTTCGGATGTGATCGCAAGGGCGATTTTAATCTCTTGCAAGCAGCCGGCAGCGAACGAGGCTTTACCGTAAGCGATACCTGCACGCTTCTGCTGCATGGTGAGCGTGTCAGTAGTACACGCATCCGGCATTTGCTGGAGCAGGGGGATTTTGCGCAGGCCGAAGAATTACTGGGGCGTCCCTACAGTATTACCGGCCGCGTGGGCTATGGCCAACAACTGGGTCGCAAGCTCGGTGTGCCAACGGCGAACATCCACCTGTGGCGTTATCGCTCGCCCTTGCATGGTGTCTTTGCGGTGTCGGCCAGATTCAGGCAAGGTGATGTTCATCCGGGTGTGGCAAACGTCGGCGTGCGCCCAACCGTGAGTGGCGATAAAAAGCCCATTCTGGAAGTTCACCTGTTTGATTTTGCTACTGCTATTTACGGCACCATGATTGATGTGGTGTTTCACCAAAAGTTGCGCGATGAACAGCGCTTTCCTTCGCTGGACGCCTTGCAGGCACAATTGCAGCAGGATATTAACCAGGCGCAGGATTTTTTTAACTCTCAAACGTTAAGTTGA
- the pilV gene encoding type IV pilus modification protein PilV, whose amino-acid sequence MNSKDKNSGVSLIEVLVTVLILATSLLAIAALQTRSLDYNHSAYLRSQANIIAYDMLDQMRINSPVTGAVVEPGESDRAAMVASLPGGVANVDCDGRVCTVTITWAEQDGLNEGGESSTFTYTTRI is encoded by the coding sequence ATGAACAGTAAAGATAAAAACTCTGGTGTGAGTTTGATTGAGGTATTGGTTACTGTTCTGATTCTTGCGACTTCGCTTCTCGCTATTGCAGCACTTCAGACACGCTCGCTTGACTATAACCACAGTGCCTATTTGCGATCACAAGCAAATATTATTGCCTACGATATGCTCGACCAAATGAGAATCAACAGTCCGGTAACCGGCGCTGTTGTTGAGCCTGGTGAGAGTGACAGAGCTGCTATGGTTGCATCTCTTCCAGGCGGTGTCGCAAATGTCGATTGTGATGGTCGCGTATGTACTGTGACTATTACATGGGCGGAGCAGGACGGGCTAAATGAAGGTGGTGAGAGTTCAACTTTTACTTACACAACGCGTATCTAA
- a CDS encoding peptidylprolyl isomerase has product MRELTVGPGTKVTLHFSLTLANGDVIDSNFERDPATFTVGDGSLLVGFEKAIFGMQEGDRDTFLIKPEEGFGQRNPNNIQEIARDQFSEDIELSEGLMLSFADAQKTELPGVVQRFDDERVIVDFNHPLAGRDILFDVAILRIEPAQVH; this is encoded by the coding sequence ATGCGTGAATTAACCGTCGGACCAGGTACAAAAGTCACTTTGCATTTTTCGCTGACGCTCGCGAATGGGGATGTAATTGACTCCAATTTTGAACGCGATCCCGCTACTTTTACCGTGGGTGACGGCAGTTTATTGGTGGGGTTTGAAAAAGCCATCTTCGGCATGCAGGAGGGTGATCGCGACACTTTTTTGATTAAGCCGGAAGAGGGCTTCGGCCAGCGTAACCCTAACAATATTCAGGAAATCGCACGGGATCAGTTCAGTGAGGATATCGAATTAAGCGAGGGGCTGATGTTGTCATTCGCTGACGCGCAGAAAACTGAATTACCCGGTGTTGTACAACGTTTTGATGATGAGCGGGTTATTGTTGATTTCAATCATCCACTGGCGGGCCGCGACATCCTGTTTGATGTGGCCATCTTGCGTATAGAACCTGCACAGGTACATTGA
- the murJ gene encoding murein biosynthesis integral membrane protein MurJ produces MSEHASVPNKPRAGLLRSSLVTGSMTMMSRVLGLVRDQVLAHVLGAGGAADAFFLAFKIPNFFRRLFSEGAFSQAFVPVLSEYRQNGSHAAVQALVDRVAGCLGSVLLLVTVLAVIGSPVVAAIFASGYLNDPLKFALLSDLIRITFPYLLLISLTGFAGAVLNSYDRFAIPAFTPVLLNICMIGAAWFAAPFFSQPVFALAWGVLLAGVLSLLFQLPFLRQIHLLPVPRLDWRDPGVRRILTLMVPALFGVSISQINLMLDSILASFLPDGSVGWLFYSDRLVELPLGVFAIAVATVIMPNLSRQHAAQSAGHFNRTLDWAIRMIMLIALPSLLALMILAQPILFTLFHHGQMTVRDILMSSYSLQAYAMGLLGFMLIKVLAPGYFARQDMKTPVRIGVIAVAANIAMKAVFVAPLYFLFNLGHVGLALATALAAYVNAGLLYRGLRRTGIYRPEQGWRMLLVRYGIANLAMVLTLLGLLQVWNDWAAWDWLQRALRLGGLCGAGFVVYIVALLAVGMRLKDLRHV; encoded by the coding sequence TTGTCCGAGCACGCTTCAGTCCCCAATAAACCCCGAGCCGGCCTGCTGCGTTCCAGCCTTGTGACAGGCTCTATGACTATGATGTCGCGGGTATTGGGGTTGGTGCGTGACCAGGTGCTGGCTCATGTGCTGGGGGCGGGTGGTGCAGCGGATGCTTTCTTCCTGGCCTTCAAGATTCCGAATTTCTTCCGCCGATTATTTTCCGAAGGTGCTTTTTCCCAGGCATTTGTGCCGGTGCTGTCCGAATACCGCCAAAACGGCAGTCATGCTGCTGTCCAGGCATTGGTGGATCGTGTGGCGGGCTGCCTTGGGTCAGTCTTGTTGTTGGTGACGGTGCTGGCGGTGATTGGTTCACCGGTTGTGGCCGCCATCTTTGCCTCAGGTTATCTGAATGACCCGCTTAAATTTGCGCTCTTGAGCGACCTCATCCGCATTACCTTTCCGTATTTGTTGTTAATTTCCTTGACCGGTTTTGCTGGCGCGGTACTTAACAGCTATGACCGCTTTGCGATTCCTGCATTTACGCCGGTATTGCTGAACATTTGCATGATCGGCGCTGCCTGGTTCGCGGCGCCGTTCTTCTCTCAACCAGTATTTGCCCTGGCGTGGGGGGTATTGTTGGCGGGCGTTTTATCACTCCTGTTCCAGCTGCCGTTTTTGCGGCAGATTCACTTGCTGCCGGTGCCCAGGCTGGATTGGCGCGATCCAGGTGTCAGGCGCATCCTGACATTGATGGTTCCGGCGCTGTTTGGCGTATCGATCAGCCAGATTAACCTGATGCTCGACTCCATCCTGGCGTCGTTTCTGCCAGATGGCAGTGTGGGCTGGTTGTTCTATTCGGATCGGCTTGTAGAGCTGCCATTGGGTGTATTTGCGATTGCCGTAGCAACGGTCATCATGCCCAACTTGTCGCGCCAGCACGCCGCCCAATCCGCCGGGCACTTTAATCGCACCCTGGATTGGGCGATTCGGATGATCATGTTGATTGCCTTGCCGTCCTTATTGGCTTTGATGATCCTGGCTCAGCCGATCCTGTTTACCCTGTTCCATCACGGCCAGATGACCGTGCGCGACATCCTCATGTCCTCATACAGCCTCCAGGCTTATGCCATGGGTTTGCTCGGATTTATGCTGATCAAGGTGTTGGCGCCGGGATATTTTGCGCGCCAGGACATGAAGACCCCGGTCCGTATCGGCGTTATCGCGGTGGCTGCCAATATCGCGATGAAGGCGGTGTTTGTCGCGCCGCTGTATTTTCTTTTCAATCTCGGGCATGTCGGTCTGGCCCTGGCTACTGCCTTGGCCGCCTACGTCAATGCGGGTTTGCTCTATCGCGGGTTGCGTCGCACGGGTATCTATCGTCCCGAACAGGGCTGGCGGATGCTGCTGGTGCGCTACGGCATCGCAAATCTGGCGATGGTGCTGACGCTGCTGGGCCTGCTTCAGGTATGGAATGACTGGGCCGCATGGGATTGGCTTCAGCGCGCTCTGCGCTTGGGTGGATTATGTGGGGCAGGTTTCGTGGTTTATATCGTCGCTTTATTGGCGGTCGGTATGCGCTTGAAAGATCTCCGCCACGTCTAA